A single genomic interval of Cucumis sativus cultivar 9930 chromosome 7, Cucumber_9930_V3, whole genome shotgun sequence harbors:
- the LOC101221359 gene encoding protein EMSY-LIKE 4 isoform X2 produces MGSVPYPRMYAETDMEAQIHQLEKEAYSSVLRAFKAQADAITWEKESLITELRKELRLSNEEHRELLGRVNADDMIRSIREWRQAGGHQPGKLSTSQAIHDPIPSPTVSASRKKQKLTHLVPPQSFTGPSPSFHQQNVPPPHQPSSSVAKRGAIPPTKGKKQKSILPGASSAKQYQTSVPSGRNQVGNRVSSGALEPAEGATLNPLIGRKVRTRWPDDNNFYEAVITDYNAAEGRHALVYDIGSANETWEWVNLSEISPEDIQWVDEDPGIPHRGGYGGSGHGMNRSVGRDGSGAGRGRGVPKSQSRKDFLPSQNGIGKKTSDDIRILHTETLIREVERVFGSNHPDPVEIERAKKVLNDHEQSLIDAINKLGDISEVGSDEGGHRFSHGQSMDRE; encoded by the exons ATGGGTTCTGTTCCTTATCCCAGGATGTATGCTGAAACTGACATGGAAGCTCAAATTCATCAACTTGAGAAGGAAGCTTACAGTTCTGTTCTTAGAGCCTTTAAAGCTCAAGCTGATGCCATTACTTGG GAGAAAGAAAGTTTGATCACAGAACTCAGAAAAGAGTTAAGATTGTCCAATGAGGAGCACAGGGAGCTTCTAGGACGGGTTAACGCAGATGACATGATTAGAAGTATAAG GGAATGGAGACAGGCAGGTGGGCATCAGCCTGGCAAGCTCAGTACTAGCCAAGCCATTCATGATCCAATTCCCAGCCCTACTGTCTCTGCATCACGCAAGAAACAGAAACTAACTCATTTGGTACCTCCACAGTCATTTACTGGCCCATCTCCATCCTTTCACCAACAAAATGTTCCTCCCCCTCATCAGCCATCCTCATCTGTTGCAAAAAGAGGAGCTATCCCTCCCACCAAGggcaagaaacaaaaatct ATATTACCTGGGGCATCTTCAGCTAAACAGTACCAAACTTCAGTTCCTAGTGGTAGGAATCAAGTAGGAAATAGAGTTTCTTCTGGAGCCCTTGAGCCAGCTGAAGGAGCAACATTGAATCCACTTATTGGGAGGAAAGTAAGAACTAGATGGCCAGATGATAATAACTTTTATGAAGCTGTGATAACTGATTACAACGCTGCTGAG GGACGGCATGCTTTGGTTTATGATATCGGTTCTGCTAATGAGACGTGGGAGTGGGTTAATCTCTCAGAG ATATCTCCTGAGGACATCCAATGGGTTGATGAAGATCCTGGAATCCCACATAGAGGTGGTTATGGTGGATCAGGTCATGGAATGAACCGATCTGTAGGCCGTGATGGTTCTGGTGCAGGTAGAGGTAGAGGAGTCCCCAAGTCCCAATCCAGAAAAGATTTCTTGCCATCTCAAAATGGTATTGGCAAGAAGACATCCGACGATATACGGATACTCCACACAGAAACTCTAATTAGAGAG GTGGAGAGAGTCTTTGGTTCAAATCATCCTGATCCCGTTGAAATTGAAAGGGCAAAGAAAGTTCTTAAT GACCATGAACAATCACTTATTGATGCTATTAATAAGCTTGGAGATATTTCTGAAGTAGGAAGCG ACGAAGGTGGCCACCGGTTCTCGCATGGGCAATCTATGGACCGGGAATAA
- the LOC101208443 gene encoding uncharacterized protein LOC101208443 encodes MADSEQITATWGTLEELLLACAVKRHGFKDWNSVSMELQNRSSLPPLLTTARNCELKFQDLKRRFTSFQNDAVLNHNASGIADKLDTALPWVDELRKLRVAELRREVQRYDVSINSLQLKVKKLEEEREQGVNDREASTGKPDLKTESRERRSENDKKHFGEPDHRSGPNGTVTKPPAVPGEDSDRENFSVNQSNSTGSKSGNRKSTAEIAKSETKPDFAGSYRPEQNRGTSEPAGPQSDDGSTDTVVKNPTCDISETKKKETQRVDDSSELADSEAQSHGGGTTTRESSEVQSSASLTGRMKSKRLLRKEISGGSSGNEPRRSVGIKSRRFDEVLQLIRAHKHGSLFESRLQSQETEEYKGMVRQHLDLEIVQSKITSGSYSSSNLAFYRDLLLLFNNVVTFFPKSSKEAVAACELRLLISNEMKKSLRIAQTDPLPEVVDSSPTIPSRSKGPDLEGSQSLLAKQKSSVPIVVCRKRSKISNPSTTGVGEKGERSNDDEKPAADLKSSIKTASNLVEDEDTTKDSKVKEKPTTGARSMRRSNDSATNSSGPSSSKKQNITSRWKPSSANETEIPTPDKKKSETVALEKKRSAADFLKRIKQNSPAETTKRNGRGGSSGGVSNATPEQKKGSSKNEKGKERVSTTMKQSNDRKRPKEDASPSKRSVGRPPKKAAEAEPPTPIKRAREGGGKEPLKRPRKKSKR; translated from the exons ATGGCGGACAGTGAACAGATCACCGCTACATGGGGGACATTGGAGGAGCTTTTACTCGCTTGTGCAGTCAAGCGCCATGGATTTAAGGACTGGAATTCCGTATCCATGGAACTTCAGAATCGttcttctcttcctcctcTCTTAACCACCGCTCGTAACTGCGAACTTAAATTTCAAGACCTTAAACGACGATTTACTTCTTTTCAAAACGACGCCGTTTTGAATCACAACGCCTCTGGAATTGCCGATAAGCTTGATACCGCCTTACCTTGGGTTGATGAGTTGAGGAAACTCCGCGTTGCCGAACTTCGACGAGAGGTCCAGCGTTATGATGTTTCAATCAA CTCGTTGCAGTTGAAGGTCAAGAAATTGGAGGAGGAGCGAGAACAAGGCGTGAACGATAGAGAGGCCAGCACTGGAAAACCAGATCTAAAAACGGAGTCCAGAGAGCGACGATCAGAAAACGACAAAAAACACTTCGGAGAACCAGACCATCGGTCCGGACCAAACGGAACAGTCACGAAGCCGCCGGCGGTTCCTGGAGAAGATTCCGACCGGGAAAATTTCTCTGTAAACCAATCCAATTCCACTGGTTCTAAAAGCGGCAATCGTAAAAGCACAGCCGAAATCGCCAAATCCGAAACTAAACCGGATTTCGCCGGCTCATATAGACCAGAACAGAACCGGGGAACCTCCGAACCAGCCGGTCCACAGTCGGATGACGGCAGTACGGATACTGTGGTTAAAAACCCGACGTGTGACATAtcagagacaaaaaaaaaggaaacgcAACGCGTCGACGATTCGTCCGAGTTAGCCGACTCGGAGGCTCAGTCACATGGCGGGGGCACGACGACAAGAGAGAGCAGCGAAGTACAGAGCTCGGCGAGTTTGACGGGTAGGATGAAGAGCAAGAGACTCCTCAGGAAGGAGATCTCCGGCGGTAGTAGCGGCAATGAACCTCGCCGGTCGGTAGGGATTAAGTCCCGACGGTTCGACGAGGTTCTACAGTTGATACGAGCGCACAAACATGGCTCCTTATTCGAATCTCGTCTTCAAAGTCAG GAAACGGAAGAGTACAAGGGGATGGTCCGGCAGCATTTGGACTTGGAAATAGTTCAAAGCAAGATCACTTCTGGCTCTTATTCATCATCCAACCTTGCGTTTTACCGAGATCTCTTGCTTCTTTTCAATAATGTGGTTACCTTCTTCCCCAAATCCTCAAAGGAAGCGGTAGCCGCTTGTGAACTCCGTCTTCTCATATCcaatgaaatgaagaagagTTTGCGGATTGCTCAGACTGACCCTTTGCCTGAAGTAGTGGATTCGTCCCCAACGATTCCTTCTCGATCCAAGGGTCCTGATCTTGAAGGGTCACAGTCCTTACTTGCCAAGCAGAAGTCCTCTGTACCTATAGTAGTTTGTAGGAAAAGAAGCAAGATTTCTAACCCTTCAACGACTGGTGTTGGTGAAAAAGGTGAGCGGAGCAATGATGATGAGAAACCAGCTGCTGATCTAAAATCAAGTATCAAAACCGCTTCAAATCTTGTTGAAGACGAGGATACTACAAAGGATAGCAAGGTCAAAGAGAAGCCCACAACTGGAGCCAGGAGTATGAGAAGGAGCAATGATAGTGCCACAAACTCCAGCGGCCCTAGTAGCAGCAAGAAACAGAATATAACTTCCAGATGGAAACCCAGTTCAGCCAATGAAACCGAGATACCAACACCAGATAAGAAGAAATCTGAGACAGTAGCGCTGGAAAAGAAGCGTAGTGCAGCAGATTTCTTGAAGAGGATCAAGCAGAACTCGCCTGCAGAGACTACAAAGAGGAATGGCAGAGGTGGAAGCAGTGGCGGTGTCAGTAATGCGACTCCGGAACAAAAGAAGGGTAGTAGcaaaaatgagaaaggaaaagagagagtgTCGACAACGATGAAGCAAAGCAATGACAGGAAGCGCCCAAAAGAGGATGCCAGCCCTTCCAAGCGCAGTGTAGGTCGACCGCCTAAGAAGGCAGCAGAAGCAGAACCCCCAACACCAATAAAAAGAGCCAGAGAAGGGGGTGGAAAAGAACCTCTCAAGAGGCCTAGAAAAAAGTCTAAACGATGA
- the LOC101221359 gene encoding protein EMSY-LIKE 3 isoform X1 — MDYEPYDSSGTDDDLPPSHQNRIARGGGRVSGNGRSVMGSVPYPRMYAETDMEAQIHQLEKEAYSSVLRAFKAQADAITWEKESLITELRKELRLSNEEHRELLGRVNADDMIRSIREWRQAGGHQPGKLSTSQAIHDPIPSPTVSASRKKQKLTHLVPPQSFTGPSPSFHQQNVPPPHQPSSSVAKRGAIPPTKGKKQKSILPGASSAKQYQTSVPSGRNQVGNRVSSGALEPAEGATLNPLIGRKVRTRWPDDNNFYEAVITDYNAAEGRHALVYDIGSANETWEWVNLSEISPEDIQWVDEDPGIPHRGGYGGSGHGMNRSVGRDGSGAGRGRGVPKSQSRKDFLPSQNGIGKKTSDDIRILHTETLIREVERVFGSNHPDPVEIERAKKVLNDHEQSLIDAINKLGDISEVGSDEGGHRFSHGQSMDRE; from the exons ATGGACTACGAGCCCTATGATAGTAGCG GAACTGACGATGATCTCCCTCCATCTCACCAGAATAGAATTGCAAGAGGAGGGGGGCGTGTTTCAGGGAATGGAAGATCAGTCATGGGTTCTGTTCCTTATCCCAGGATGTATGCTGAAACTGACATGGAAGCTCAAATTCATCAACTTGAGAAGGAAGCTTACAGTTCTGTTCTTAGAGCCTTTAAAGCTCAAGCTGATGCCATTACTTGG GAGAAAGAAAGTTTGATCACAGAACTCAGAAAAGAGTTAAGATTGTCCAATGAGGAGCACAGGGAGCTTCTAGGACGGGTTAACGCAGATGACATGATTAGAAGTATAAG GGAATGGAGACAGGCAGGTGGGCATCAGCCTGGCAAGCTCAGTACTAGCCAAGCCATTCATGATCCAATTCCCAGCCCTACTGTCTCTGCATCACGCAAGAAACAGAAACTAACTCATTTGGTACCTCCACAGTCATTTACTGGCCCATCTCCATCCTTTCACCAACAAAATGTTCCTCCCCCTCATCAGCCATCCTCATCTGTTGCAAAAAGAGGAGCTATCCCTCCCACCAAGggcaagaaacaaaaatct ATATTACCTGGGGCATCTTCAGCTAAACAGTACCAAACTTCAGTTCCTAGTGGTAGGAATCAAGTAGGAAATAGAGTTTCTTCTGGAGCCCTTGAGCCAGCTGAAGGAGCAACATTGAATCCACTTATTGGGAGGAAAGTAAGAACTAGATGGCCAGATGATAATAACTTTTATGAAGCTGTGATAACTGATTACAACGCTGCTGAG GGACGGCATGCTTTGGTTTATGATATCGGTTCTGCTAATGAGACGTGGGAGTGGGTTAATCTCTCAGAG ATATCTCCTGAGGACATCCAATGGGTTGATGAAGATCCTGGAATCCCACATAGAGGTGGTTATGGTGGATCAGGTCATGGAATGAACCGATCTGTAGGCCGTGATGGTTCTGGTGCAGGTAGAGGTAGAGGAGTCCCCAAGTCCCAATCCAGAAAAGATTTCTTGCCATCTCAAAATGGTATTGGCAAGAAGACATCCGACGATATACGGATACTCCACACAGAAACTCTAATTAGAGAG GTGGAGAGAGTCTTTGGTTCAAATCATCCTGATCCCGTTGAAATTGAAAGGGCAAAGAAAGTTCTTAAT GACCATGAACAATCACTTATTGATGCTATTAATAAGCTTGGAGATATTTCTGAAGTAGGAAGCG ACGAAGGTGGCCACCGGTTCTCGCATGGGCAATCTATGGACCGGGAATAA
- the LOC101221359 gene encoding protein EMSY-LIKE 4 isoform X3, whose translation MYFLQEKESLITELRKELRLSNEEHRELLGRVNADDMIRSIREWRQAGGHQPGKLSTSQAIHDPIPSPTVSASRKKQKLTHLVPPQSFTGPSPSFHQQNVPPPHQPSSSVAKRGAIPPTKGKKQKSILPGASSAKQYQTSVPSGRNQVGNRVSSGALEPAEGATLNPLIGRKVRTRWPDDNNFYEAVITDYNAAEGRHALVYDIGSANETWEWVNLSEISPEDIQWVDEDPGIPHRGGYGGSGHGMNRSVGRDGSGAGRGRGVPKSQSRKDFLPSQNGIGKKTSDDIRILHTETLIREVERVFGSNHPDPVEIERAKKVLNDHEQSLIDAINKLGDISEVGSDEGGHRFSHGQSMDRE comes from the exons atgtattttcttcAGGAGAAAGAAAGTTTGATCACAGAACTCAGAAAAGAGTTAAGATTGTCCAATGAGGAGCACAGGGAGCTTCTAGGACGGGTTAACGCAGATGACATGATTAGAAGTATAAG GGAATGGAGACAGGCAGGTGGGCATCAGCCTGGCAAGCTCAGTACTAGCCAAGCCATTCATGATCCAATTCCCAGCCCTACTGTCTCTGCATCACGCAAGAAACAGAAACTAACTCATTTGGTACCTCCACAGTCATTTACTGGCCCATCTCCATCCTTTCACCAACAAAATGTTCCTCCCCCTCATCAGCCATCCTCATCTGTTGCAAAAAGAGGAGCTATCCCTCCCACCAAGggcaagaaacaaaaatct ATATTACCTGGGGCATCTTCAGCTAAACAGTACCAAACTTCAGTTCCTAGTGGTAGGAATCAAGTAGGAAATAGAGTTTCTTCTGGAGCCCTTGAGCCAGCTGAAGGAGCAACATTGAATCCACTTATTGGGAGGAAAGTAAGAACTAGATGGCCAGATGATAATAACTTTTATGAAGCTGTGATAACTGATTACAACGCTGCTGAG GGACGGCATGCTTTGGTTTATGATATCGGTTCTGCTAATGAGACGTGGGAGTGGGTTAATCTCTCAGAG ATATCTCCTGAGGACATCCAATGGGTTGATGAAGATCCTGGAATCCCACATAGAGGTGGTTATGGTGGATCAGGTCATGGAATGAACCGATCTGTAGGCCGTGATGGTTCTGGTGCAGGTAGAGGTAGAGGAGTCCCCAAGTCCCAATCCAGAAAAGATTTCTTGCCATCTCAAAATGGTATTGGCAAGAAGACATCCGACGATATACGGATACTCCACACAGAAACTCTAATTAGAGAG GTGGAGAGAGTCTTTGGTTCAAATCATCCTGATCCCGTTGAAATTGAAAGGGCAAAGAAAGTTCTTAAT GACCATGAACAATCACTTATTGATGCTATTAATAAGCTTGGAGATATTTCTGAAGTAGGAAGCG ACGAAGGTGGCCACCGGTTCTCGCATGGGCAATCTATGGACCGGGAATAA